The window ATGTTCAGATATTTACAGTTGAGGTGTCATTTTGTAATTATCTTcaacttataaataaaatgaaatgatgAGAAGTATAATCATGCAATTTTTACTAAGCTAAACAGACTAATTTTATGTACACCAACTTAGGATAACAAGTCATTTTCCACTAGTCCACAAAACCATAATAATTGCTTCCATACAATAGATATGAcaaaattagggtaaattacatccatggtcaCTGAATTATATCAATTTATTCTTATTCATTTTCGGCGCATGACAAATGTAATATAAAAGTcactcaattttatattttctaatattatgaCGACTAAAATTGAATTAACAcctcaaaatataaaatttcaaaggttgatgatattttaagcaattttaattttttaaaattttcgattTGAGACTGTTTATCTATTGTTTAGTTAGGagagaaaaaatgaatttttgcAGATACAAAGATCCAGAAATGacatttttggaaaaaaatgttgttctgaaaaattttaattcttgaatgtttagtggtcataatgttaaaaagtgtaaagttaagTGACTTTTAAATTATGTTTTACTAAAATGACTAGactgtgaaaatgagtaaaattcagtgccactaaaataagaaaaattaaaaagttctagTTATAGAAGAAGTTTCAATTAGTTAGAATCAAAGTCCGAACATTAATCCGGTTACGTTTGCTGGAGGAAACGATTTCTTAAACTAGAAACATGTTTTCTATTTTCAATATTCATTGAAACGCGCCCAAAAACGTGTAGTATTGGTTTTCGGGAGTTTTGGTTTCATAAACGAAACAAAATGTAGAAATGCTATTGAAAAGGAGTTTTCGTGGCAATATAAAGATATATTTACAGAAATTGAAATGCATATCACTTTAATCAAATTAGAAGACCTATTAGGTTTTGATAAGGTATGTGGGTCAAACCCAAACCCACTTAAAAGACAATGGGTCTGTTCCATCTGACTCAAGCAAACACTGGCCCACCACGGCACAATCACCAAGTCTATAAAAACCTAGATACTAACACAATGATGGTATGTTCTCTTTCTCTCACTCTCCTTTGTACATTTCGACCTCGATCGATACACCACTAACTTGATCATCGGAGTGTTCTCAGGGATCGTTCCTAGCACAGGGACGTCGAGCACCTCGCAGAGCTCGGAAGCACCTCAAAGAGATCCACTTTGTTACTGTTTGGTCCACAACTCCACCTCGTTTTGGGGGCACTACTTGATAAGGTATGTGGGTCAAGCCCAAGCCCAAGCCCACCTAAAAGACAATGGGTCTGCCACATCTAACTCAAGCAAACACTGGCCAACTAAGACACAATCACCAAGTCTATAAGGATGGTATGCTTACTCTCTCTCTCACTCTTCCTTATACATTTCGACCTCGATCGATACACCattgacttgatcgtcggagtgttaGGGATGTCGAATACCTCGGAGGCACCTCGCAGAGATCCACTTTATTACTGTTTGGTCCACAACTTTTTTAGGTTTTATTAAGCAAGTTCGCGAGCTAAtgaaacatctcaaaagttaaGAGTGATTCATACATGTAGGCCTCAGAAATGAAGATTGAAGAGTGATTAGAGACTAATGATATGGATGAGTATAAATGTGAGAAAAATATTGCAAGATTGATACTTTTTGTGCATAGACAGAGACTGCTCCTCAGAGAATACAAAAGAAGTGACGAATGAAGTACCTAtattcatcttcatcttcatcttcatcttcattatTCAAGAGAGAGGATTTTTATGGCCATACAAGTTTACAAATTTAAAGAAGCAAACTTTAACTTCCAAAGATACAAACTTTCCATTCTCTCTCTCACCCTCTCTGGTTCCCTCTTTGTTCTTGCTCATGGAAACTAGCACCACCACTGAAACTTCTGCAGCACCTGCCACCAGCCATGCCCTTAAACACCATCATAAAATCACCCCCCACCATACCTTTCTTTCTTCCACTTCCATTCTCATTATCATCATTTCAGCCATCTCCCTTATTGTTCTTTCTGCAATCATTCTACTTATTATCATGCTTAGAAGACTCAAATCTACTAAAAAAGCTACCTCTGCCTCTCCCACCACCATTAACAACACTACTCCCACCTGTAAGTTCATTTCCCATACCACCATCAATGTCACTTCCAGCCCAGGTAATTACATTCCTCACATTTCATTTCTCACAAATTAGGTTACTTGATTTCTGAGTTTTGATTACACATTTTGGATTAATTTCATGGTTTTTGCTTAATTGGAGAGTGGAAAAGAACACCCTTTTGATTGTTTCATATTCTGAATCCAAAATGGTAGCCAAAATTGAGTCTTTATGTTAAATTATGTGACAGATGTGAAAGGGGGGTGTTTATATGGTAGCAATTTGGGGAATAAACCTCTTACAAAACAAAAGGGGGTGCAAGTTTTCACATACAGGGAGCTTGAATTGGCAACAGATACATTCAGTGAAGCAAATGTGATTGGGAATGGAAGCTATGGAATAGTGTATAGAGGTATTCTTGCAGATGGAACAATGGCTGCCATTAAAATGTTCCGTAGAGAAGGAAAACAAGGAGAACGTGCCTTTAGGGTAGAGGCAAGTGCACTTCATTTATTATCTCCTCTTTTCTTGGCCTTTCTTTGTTTATTATCTAACCTAACCTAGTAATTTAAGTTCAATAAATTGCACAGCTTTTAAAGTCAACAATTTTAGGCACTTAAGACTTGGATAAAGTGTTGAACTTTTTTAgctttaatatataattacGCTCTTAAACTTTATAACGTTTAACCATTTGACATCCGATATTTATACTTAGACATATCATACATCTAAATATGTAACTTCTGTCCTTATGCGTCCTGAACTAGTCAATTTTGGGCTTCTAAGATTCTTCTTTGATGATTTGACAAATTTCGTATAAAATCCACATTGCATTCTTAATCAAATTCGAAGTATGCCAAATCAGTAAATAACGGTGGCATAATCCAAAATTTACAAGTTAAGAGTACCAAAAGGTAAAAAGTTCCAAGTTTTAGTATGATAGATCAAGTACAATAAAAAGTTGATAGTTTAGATGCGTAGTTATGTACCAAGCCAACCTTTGGTTAAACCACGCAAAAGGGTATTTTAAGAGAATTATTCCCAACCCGGTAATGGTTGGGAAATAATTCCTTTAAAAGGGGTTGTTTCTaactttataattaaaaataaccatATTACGGTGCTGTAATGTTACAAAGGACAAAACATAGTGGTTTATCTTTTGTACCATTATGGTGGGCCCACCGCCGTAACTAGTCTATTCAGATTTAAAAATAACCCCTCTATTGGAATTGTTTCCCAACCATTATTGGGAATAGTTCTTTTAAATGTCCCTTTTTGGGGTTTAACCTGCAAATCTTTTAGTGGTCTATCAAGATTAGAACCGTCAATTTATGACACGACAGAGATAACCCGCGACAGAAATAATCCGCTTGACATGATTATCATTTTGTGTCATTTATATCATAGTGCTCATAACACGATTATGACACGATAACCCGtacctcaaaaaaaaaatgttaatgcTATTAAATGGTGCAAAAGGGTAGCTGAAAATGTCATTTTCTTGCAGGTAGACTTGCTAAGCAGGTTGCATTCACCCTACGTAGTTGAACTACTTGGCTATTGTGCTGACCAGCAGCATAGGCTCCTAATATTCGAATTCATGCCCAATGGTTCACTTCAAAACCACCTCCACCACAAGCAACACCAGCCATTGGATTGGGGGACTCGCTTGCAGATAGCCCTTGATTCCGCTAGAGCCTTAGAGTTCCTCCATGAATTCACACTCCCTTCTGTCATCCACAGAGACCTTAAATGCAGCAACATTTTACTTGATCAAAATTTCCATGCTAAGGTTTCAGATTTTGGATCTGCTAAGATGGGTTCTGACAAGATCAATGGTCAGACCTCGACGACACGTGTCGTGGGGACCACTGGTTATCTGGCTCCAGAGTGAGTGCTCTTTTCCCCCATTTTGCCATTTTTGTCTTGATAAACGTATCAAAATATCAATGAATTGTCAATTTTCACATAAGATTTCTGCACATGGGGCATTGGAAAGGTAGCTATTAGGCAATATGTCATTTTCTCAATTTTGATTGAGAGAAGAAGATAAATCTCACTTTCAGATTCCTTCTTTTGGGGCAATCTTTATTATTAGCATTTGCAATATGGTTGCCTATCTTATAAACTGTCACTTCATTTCATATTAAGTTTCATGTAAACATCAATTGGAACTGATTTTATGAGAATGTTGGTTTTCTGTTAGGTATGCTTCCACAGGTAAGCTCACAACAAAATCAGATGTTTACAGCTATGGTGTtgttcttctacagctgttaaCCGGCCGGATACCCATCGACACCAGACGTCCCCCTGGTGAACATGTCCTTGTCTCCTGGGTTAGTGCCCGGTTTAGATCTCATGTTCGTAActgctttttgtttttttcactcCAAACAGTAAAATAAAACAGTTGTCGTCGTTATTTCAGAAGGAAAATCAGCTAACTTTACAAACAGTAAATATCTAACGGCAACAACAAATAACAGAAATGAACAGCTAAACATACACGTCCCTACGAACTTAAGAGTAAATTGTATTAACGGTCACTAAGATTTGGAATCTATATCACAAAAACCGTTAGAACTTcgttttctttcaataaaatcattaaatttttcttattatttcaataaagtGATTCCAGTTCATTCAGATTTAAAAAGTCATTGGAACAGTGATATGGTAGTCTTGTTGAAAATGATTCACTTTTACATGTGACATATCAcagtaaaaaaagtaaaaatttcatttttattttacttaatCCAGTTGTTTGAAACTGCCACGCGGcagcaaaaaaaaatgtatttttttttaatttctttatggcTTCCACCTGTCATACAACGACAGTCATGTCATAGGTAAAAATAAGTCATTTTCAAGTGGCTGCCACGTCACTATTCTGATGACTTTTCTATCCGAATTGGCCAAAATGACAAGTTAAGTGACTTTTGTGGAACAAACCCCAAACTTCAGTGTCAATAGGTGCAATTTAACCGTGAACTTAATCTACCATTTCCTCTCTCACAAATGTTAAATGGACTTGAATGTTAAAAGCTAATTTGTACCAATATTACAGGCTCTTCCAGGGTTAACTAACAGAGAAAAAGTGGTTGAAATGGTTGATCCAGCTCTAAAAGGTCGTTACTTGAAGAAAGATTTAGTTCAGGTAGTTACTATGACCAATTATTGTGATTGAAATATTTCTTGATTCagctaaaatttgaaaaatgtgAACTTTGTGCAAATAGGTTGCAGCTATTGCAGCAATGTGTGTACAACCAGAAGCAGATTACAGGCCATTAATGACAGATGTTGTGCAGTCTCTCATTCCTCTGATTAAGAACCTCTCTGTTTCCTCCAGATTTCAGAATAATAATGTAATTAGCTCCAGGTTTTAGGAACATTTCTCAATTTGTACAATTGTATAACTCTTTGCAGCTTCGAATAATATTTTATCAGATTCATGGCTAAAAATATgtggttttgtcatgttcaaatgCCAACACTAATAATAAGTTAACAACTATCCCGTTTGTTTAAGGTTTTTCATCAAGACCAATGAAATAATAATGAGACTGTTAAAATGACTAATTACCAAATGGGTATATGTATGGACTCATAGGTAAAAATAATACATCTCTGTGGACATGGAGCATTGGACCATTGGTCCGATGGTTGCAATAGCCATTTTAGATGTCATAAGGAATGAGGTGTTCAACTAACCTCCTACCACTGAACTAGGGTAATGATTCACTAGCCCTCCACTCATAACAACCGTGTGCTCTGCGTCGAACTTCCCTCATACCCCAGTGGAGTCAAGGAATAGGATTCTAAAGTATAACTCTAATCCCAGTGTTGCCACCAGCTGGGGGTTTGGAGCACGTTGCTCACCTACATTCCGGCTATCAAATTGGTGGATACATGAGGAATTTCCGCAGCCCTTTCCTAGCTGGGAAGCTATCTTGGCCAGTATTGTAAAGAAGGTGTTTGTATCTTCTAGCATTATATCTGATTGAACCCTCtgaaattttttattgatagaTTCCATGGATGGGGTGGCCTTTGGAGGACCATCAGAGTCGTCCTTGTTTGTAATGTCCTTGATGaccatcttctccatttctTTCCGGAACATCCATCATGACTGTCAATGCTAGAGCCTATAAAGTGATGAGGAAATCTCGgctccacgttcaccgcaccaacaAAATTTTGCGTGTGTTTCCGATGTACGGATCTCTAAGGCTCCTCATCTGAATGTTTTTCTGCAAAACAATGGAGATACTGGTTGCCCAACGTCGACACTCCTATACTTAAAGTCAATATATCTCtcaataatataactaattattaaatgtttttttttttttggaataggAATTCTCTGTATTCATCCCCGCAAATATTAGGGATTGAGTGGAAAATATTTCTCTAGCCGTTTGTCACCCCAAGTAAAACACAATCTAGTATAAACCTAAAGAATCGACTTTTGGTTTTTTCCCGAACTCATCTAACACATTATAAACCATAAAGTTGCaaa is drawn from Euphorbia lathyris chromosome 9, ddEupLath1.1, whole genome shotgun sequence and contains these coding sequences:
- the LOC136206736 gene encoding probable serine/threonine-protein kinase PBL7 produces the protein METSTTTETSAAPATSHALKHHHKITPHHTFLSSTSILIIIISAISLIVLSAIILLIIMLRRLKSTKKATSASPTTINNTTPTCKFISHTTINVTSSPDVKGGCLYGSNLGNKPLTKQKGVQVFTYRELELATDTFSEANVIGNGSYGIVYRGILADGTMAAIKMFRREGKQGERAFRVEANLLSRLHSPYVVELLGYCADQQHRLLIFEFMPNGSLQNHLHHKQHQPLDWGTRLQIALDSARALEFLHEFTLPSVIHRDLKCSNILLDQNFHAKVSDFGSAKMGSDKINGQTSTTRVVGTTGYLAPEYASTGKLTTKSDVYSYGVVLLQLLTGRIPIDTRRPPGEHVLVSWALPGLTNREKVVEMVDPALKGRYLKKDLVQVAAIAAMCVQPEADYRPLMTDVVQSLIPLIKNLSVSSRFQNNNVISSRF